A genomic window from Gemmatimonadaceae bacterium includes:
- a CDS encoding YbdD/YjiX family protein, translating into MTAPSHPSTPQGAGSTWIQRAAALLRRIIGAPDYAAYVAHVRAHHPGREPLCERDFLSERLNARYEKPGARCC; encoded by the coding sequence GTGACGGCCCCGTCCCACCCGTCGACGCCGCAGGGCGCTGGGTCCACGTGGATCCAGCGCGCCGCGGCGTTGTTGCGTCGGATCATCGGTGCGCCGGACTACGCGGCCTACGTCGCGCACGTCCGCGCGCATCACCCGGGGCGGGAGCCGCTCTGCGAGCGGGACTTCCTCAGCGAACGGCTCAACGCCAGGTACGAGAAGCCCGGCGCGCGCTGCTGCTAG
- a CDS encoding S9 family peptidase codes for MRRALALALALVLAAPLAAQQQSAFDLSVANIMRGPELYGREPAQVRWTADGQWVYFRWLEPGAAWHESLKPYRIAPRAGATPELVTDAHMDSVLPQLVTGPRSRDGRLEALAANGDIWLRERVQQRVTLRRVTQTAANESAPRIAPDGRTLYFVRENNAYAFDVGTGLTRQLTDLRVGNAPRDPEAPRGQRAAVAEQQKVLLEYVRDELRADSLRRAAQREAEGRALPVVWIPQGDRITGLSVSPDGRSALVSTITPAQGTKGSDVPDYITVDGYPRMIPGRSKVGDAQGTQKVGHLDLASGTMTWLKLAPDTSAKVGGVNVGDWSADGRFAVVAVTSADFKHRWLYSVASAGGALVMVDNLRDEAWVNGPCFNCNGFTPDGRIWFVSERTGYAHLYTVRPDASDKSAITSGRWEVLSVDISADGRSFELSTSEPSPFTRQAYRVSINGGARTRVTAGDGGHSVVYAPDGQRYVTVYSDANTPPELYLGRVGQAATTRLTTSTTEEFRRHAWIKPEIVMVPGEDGTPVPARIYRPSDVGAQANGAGVIFVHGAGYLHNVHNWWSTYSREYMFHHLLASRGYTVLDIDYRGSAGYGRDWRTAIYRHMGGWDLNDHVSGSKYLTANFGINPERIGIYGGSYGGFITLMALFNKGEYFGAGAALRSVTDWAHYNHGYTGRILNLPQDDTLSYRRSSPIFFAEGLNDPLLIAHGMVDTNVQFQDVVQLAQRLIELGKEGWEMAVYPVENHGFVRPSSWTDEYRRILELFERTIGPNGSKARP; via the coding sequence ATGCGTCGTGCTCTCGCCCTTGCACTTGCCCTTGTCCTCGCCGCGCCGCTTGCCGCGCAGCAGCAGTCCGCCTTCGACCTCTCGGTCGCGAACATTATGCGCGGGCCGGAGCTGTACGGCCGCGAACCGGCGCAGGTGCGATGGACGGCCGACGGGCAGTGGGTGTACTTCCGCTGGCTGGAGCCCGGCGCCGCCTGGCACGAGTCGCTGAAGCCCTACCGCATCGCACCGCGCGCCGGCGCCACGCCCGAACTCGTGACCGATGCGCATATGGACTCCGTGCTGCCGCAGCTCGTGACCGGCCCGCGCTCGCGCGACGGCCGCCTCGAGGCCCTCGCCGCCAACGGCGACATCTGGCTGCGCGAGCGCGTGCAGCAGCGCGTCACGCTGCGCCGCGTCACGCAGACGGCGGCCAACGAGAGCGCCCCGCGCATCGCGCCGGATGGCCGCACGCTGTACTTCGTGCGCGAGAACAACGCCTACGCCTTCGACGTCGGCACCGGCCTGACGCGCCAGCTCACCGACCTGCGCGTCGGCAACGCGCCGCGCGACCCCGAGGCCCCGCGCGGGCAGCGGGCGGCGGTGGCCGAGCAGCAGAAGGTGTTGCTCGAGTATGTACGCGACGAGCTGCGCGCGGACTCGCTGCGCCGCGCCGCACAGCGCGAGGCCGAGGGCCGTGCGCTGCCGGTGGTGTGGATTCCGCAGGGCGACCGCATCACGGGTCTGTCGGTGTCGCCGGACGGCCGCAGCGCGTTGGTCTCGACCATCACGCCGGCGCAGGGCACCAAGGGCTCGGACGTCCCCGACTACATCACCGTGGACGGGTATCCGCGAATGATTCCCGGCCGCAGCAAGGTCGGCGACGCGCAGGGCACGCAGAAGGTGGGTCACCTCGACCTCGCTTCCGGCACGATGACCTGGCTCAAGCTCGCGCCGGACACCAGCGCCAAAGTCGGCGGCGTGAACGTCGGCGATTGGAGCGCCGACGGCCGCTTCGCCGTCGTGGCCGTCACCAGTGCCGACTTCAAGCACCGCTGGCTGTACAGCGTCGCCTCCGCCGGCGGCGCGCTGGTGATGGTCGACAACCTGCGCGACGAGGCCTGGGTCAACGGCCCCTGCTTCAACTGCAACGGCTTCACGCCCGACGGCCGCATCTGGTTCGTCTCCGAGCGCACGGGTTACGCGCACCTCTACACCGTGCGGCCCGACGCCAGCGACAAGTCCGCCATCACCAGCGGCCGCTGGGAAGTGCTCAGCGTGGACATCTCCGCCGACGGCCGCAGCTTCGAACTCAGCACCAGCGAGCCGTCGCCGTTCACGCGGCAGGCTTACCGCGTCAGCATCAACGGCGGCGCGCGCACGCGCGTCACCGCCGGCGACGGCGGCCACAGCGTCGTCTACGCACCGGACGGCCAGCGCTACGTGACCGTGTACTCCGATGCCAACACCCCGCCCGAGCTCTACCTCGGCCGCGTCGGCCAGGCCGCGACGACGCGCCTGACCACCAGCACCACCGAGGAGTTCCGTCGCCACGCCTGGATCAAGCCCGAGATCGTGATGGTCCCCGGCGAGGACGGCACGCCAGTGCCGGCGCGCATCTACCGCCCGAGCGACGTCGGCGCGCAGGCCAACGGCGCCGGCGTGATCTTCGTCCACGGCGCGGGCTACCTGCACAACGTGCACAATTGGTGGAGCACGTATTCCCGCGAATATATGTTCCACCACCTGCTCGCCTCGCGCGGCTACACGGTGCTGGACATCGATTACCGCGGCTCGGCGGGCTACGGCCGCGACTGGCGTACCGCGATCTATCGCCATATGGGTGGGTGGGACCTGAACGACCACGTGAGTGGGTCCAAGTACCTCACCGCCAACTTCGGGATCAACCCCGAGCGCATCGGCATCTACGGCGGTTCGTATGGCGGCTTCATCACGCTGATGGCCCTGTTCAACAAGGGCGAGTACTTCGGTGCCGGCGCCGCGCTGCGTTCGGTCACCGACTGGGCGCACTACAACCACGGCTACACCGGGCGCATCCTCAACCTCCCGCAGGACGACACGCTCTCCTACCGCCGCTCGTCGCCGATCTTCTTCGCCGAAGGCCTCAATGACCCGCTGCTGATCGCGCACGGAATGGTCGACACCAACGTGCAGTTCCAGGACGTGGTGCAGCTCGCGCAGCGACTTATCGAGCTGGGCAAAGAAGGCTGGGAGATGGCCGTGTATCCGGTGGAGAACCACGGCTTCGTGCGCCCGAGTTCGTGGACGGACGAGTACCGTCGCATCCTTGAGCTCTTCGAGCGCACGATCGGCCCGAACGGGAGCAAGGCGCGGCCGTGA
- a CDS encoding carbon starvation protein A → MPRWLSALVWATVSLVGAAAFAYLGLRRGETISAAWLLTAAICTYAVGYRFYSKIIAANIFALDATRATPAERLADGRDYVPTNRWIVFGHHFAAISGPGPLVGPTLAAQFGFLPGALWIIVGVAIGGAVQDFVILCASVRRDGKSLGQMAKEEIGPIAGYTALVAVMGIMIILISVLALVVVNALRDSAWATVTVGLTIPIAMLMGVYMRYLRPGAVLETSIIGLVLLAVALYAGQWAAAHPTLGPLFTLDARTLAWAVMVYGFAASVMPVWLLLAPRDYLSAFVKIGVVLALAVGILLVLPPLQMPAVTQFIDGTGPVFAGKLFPFVFITIACGAISGFHALIASGTTPKLLENEADARMVGYGGMLTESLVAVMALIAACVLTPGVYFAINAPAGIIGTTVEGAAEVIRTWGFVLDQAELTMLAAQVEESSLLSRTGGAPSLAVGMAKIFASVLGGDTSMALWYHFALMFEALFILTTVDAGTRVGRFMLQDLGKHLWEPFGRVSWYPAVVLASAMVCGMWGWFLYQGVTDPLGGINSLWPLFGISNQLLATVALCVGTTIIIRMGKVRYVFVTLIPMVWLVIVTGTASLTKIFDPNPRIGFLSHAQWVRDQVAAGAVVPGVADAAGAARLILNDNVNTAVAAFFLLATFVIIADSVRTWYGVLSGRRPAGSTETPYVRSARVVAGA, encoded by the coding sequence ATGCCCCGCTGGCTTTCCGCACTCGTCTGGGCCACCGTCTCGCTCGTCGGCGCCGCCGCCTTCGCCTACCTCGGCCTGCGCCGCGGCGAGACCATCTCCGCCGCCTGGCTGCTCACCGCCGCGATCTGCACCTACGCGGTGGGCTACCGCTTCTACTCGAAGATCATCGCCGCGAACATCTTCGCGTTGGACGCTACGCGCGCCACGCCGGCCGAGCGTCTGGCGGACGGCCGCGACTATGTGCCGACCAACCGCTGGATCGTGTTCGGGCATCACTTCGCGGCCATCTCGGGACCGGGGCCGCTGGTGGGGCCCACGCTGGCCGCGCAGTTCGGCTTCCTGCCCGGCGCGCTGTGGATCATCGTCGGCGTGGCCATCGGCGGCGCGGTGCAGGACTTCGTGATCCTCTGCGCGTCGGTGCGCCGCGACGGCAAGTCGCTGGGGCAGATGGCCAAGGAAGAGATCGGCCCGATTGCCGGCTACACGGCCTTGGTGGCGGTGATGGGGATCATGATCATCCTCATCTCCGTGCTGGCGCTGGTGGTGGTCAACGCGCTGCGCGACTCCGCGTGGGCCACAGTGACGGTGGGGCTCACGATTCCCATCGCAATGCTGATGGGCGTGTATATGCGCTACCTGCGTCCCGGTGCCGTGCTGGAGACCAGCATCATCGGCCTCGTGCTGCTCGCGGTGGCGCTGTACGCCGGGCAGTGGGCGGCCGCGCACCCAACCCTGGGCCCGTTGTTCACGCTCGATGCGCGCACGCTGGCCTGGGCGGTGATGGTCTATGGCTTCGCCGCGTCGGTGATGCCGGTGTGGCTGCTCCTCGCCCCGCGCGACTATCTCTCGGCCTTCGTGAAGATCGGCGTCGTGCTCGCGCTCGCGGTGGGCATCCTGCTCGTGCTGCCGCCGCTGCAGATGCCGGCCGTGACGCAGTTCATCGACGGCACCGGTCCGGTGTTCGCCGGCAAGCTCTTCCCCTTCGTGTTCATCACCATCGCCTGCGGTGCGATCTCCGGCTTCCACGCGCTGATCGCCAGCGGCACGACGCCCAAGCTCCTGGAGAACGAGGCCGACGCGCGGATGGTGGGCTACGGCGGGATGCTCACCGAATCGCTGGTCGCGGTGATGGCGCTGATCGCCGCCTGCGTGCTGACGCCGGGCGTGTACTTCGCGATCAACGCGCCGGCCGGCATCATCGGGACGACGGTCGAGGGCGCGGCTGAAGTGATCCGCACCTGGGGCTTCGTGCTCGACCAAGCCGAGTTGACGATGCTCGCCGCGCAGGTGGAAGAAAGTTCTCTGCTCTCCCGCACCGGCGGCGCGCCGTCGCTGGCGGTGGGAATGGCGAAGATCTTCGCTTCCGTGCTCGGCGGCGACACGTCAATGGCGCTGTGGTACCACTTCGCGCTGATGTTCGAGGCGCTGTTCATCCTCACCACGGTGGACGCCGGCACGCGCGTGGGCCGCTTTATGCTGCAGGACCTCGGCAAGCACCTGTGGGAGCCGTTCGGTCGCGTGAGCTGGTATCCCGCGGTGGTGCTCGCCTCGGCGATGGTCTGCGGGATGTGGGGCTGGTTCCTGTATCAGGGCGTCACCGATCCGCTCGGCGGCATCAACTCGCTGTGGCCGCTGTTCGGCATCAGCAACCAGCTGTTGGCGACCGTCGCGCTCTGCGTGGGCACGACGATCATCATCCGGATGGGCAAGGTGCGCTACGTGTTCGTGACGCTCATCCCGATGGTGTGGTTGGTGATCGTGACCGGCACCGCCAGCCTGACGAAGATCTTCGATCCCAATCCGCGCATCGGCTTCCTGAGCCACGCCCAGTGGGTGCGCGACCAGGTGGCGGCGGGCGCCGTGGTGCCCGGGGTGGCTGACGCCGCCGGTGCGGCACGGCTGATCCTCAACGACAACGTCAACACCGCGGTGGCGGCGTTCTTCCTCCTCGCGACCTTCGTGATCATCGCCGACTCCGTGCGCACTTGGTATGGCGTGCTCAGCGGACGCCGGCCCGCCGGGTCGACGGAGACGCCATACGTGCGCTCAGCACGCGTGGTGGCCGGTGCGTAA
- a CDS encoding NAD-dependent isocitrate dehydrogenase has translation MSKSLNVTLIPGDGIGPAITDATVRLLAAAGADITWDRQLAGMAAVKEHGDPIPEATLESIKRSKLALKGPLETPVGKGFRSINVALRKEFDLYANLRPAKTVLPGGRFDNVDVILVRENTEGLYVGVENYVKIGSDPHAVAQSVAIISRVGAERIVRYAFEYALKHGRKKVTIVHKANILKYSQGLFLEVGREVAKEYEGRVACDDKIVDACAMELVMRPEKFDVIVTTNLFGDILSDLTSGLVGGLGLTPGANIGYDCGIFEAVHGTAPDIAGQGIANPTAVMLAACQLLDHVGDGARANRIRAAIEAVLRERKTVTRDVGGLASTDEYTDAVIARLAKA, from the coding sequence ATGTCCAAGTCCCTGAACGTCACGCTCATTCCCGGCGACGGCATCGGTCCCGCCATCACCGACGCCACCGTTCGCCTGCTCGCCGCCGCTGGCGCCGACATCACCTGGGACCGGCAACTCGCCGGGATGGCCGCCGTGAAGGAACACGGCGATCCGATCCCCGAGGCCACGCTGGAGTCGATCAAGCGCAGCAAGCTCGCGCTCAAGGGTCCGCTCGAGACGCCGGTGGGCAAGGGCTTCCGCTCGATCAACGTCGCGCTGCGCAAGGAGTTCGACCTCTACGCCAACCTGCGGCCGGCCAAGACGGTGCTGCCCGGCGGGCGCTTCGACAACGTGGACGTGATCCTCGTGCGCGAGAACACCGAAGGGCTGTACGTCGGCGTCGAGAACTACGTGAAGATCGGCAGCGACCCGCACGCGGTGGCGCAGTCGGTGGCCATCATCTCGCGCGTCGGCGCCGAGCGCATCGTGCGCTACGCCTTCGAGTACGCGCTGAAGCACGGGCGCAAGAAGGTCACCATCGTGCACAAGGCCAACATCCTCAAGTACTCGCAGGGCCTGTTCCTCGAGGTGGGCCGCGAGGTGGCCAAGGAGTACGAGGGCCGCGTGGCCTGCGACGACAAGATCGTCGACGCCTGCGCGATGGAGCTGGTGATGCGCCCCGAGAAGTTCGACGTGATCGTCACGACGAACCTCTTCGGCGACATTCTCTCGGATCTCACCAGCGGCCTCGTCGGCGGCCTCGGGCTCACGCCCGGCGCCAACATCGGCTACGACTGCGGCATCTTCGAGGCCGTGCACGGTACCGCGCCGGACATCGCGGGGCAGGGCATCGCCAACCCGACGGCGGTGATGCTCGCCGCCTGCCAGTTGCTCGACCACGTCGGCGACGGGGCACGCGCCAACCGCATCCGCGCGGCCATCGAGGCCGTGCTGCGCGAACGCAAGACGGTCACGCGCGACGTCGGCGGCTTGGCCAGCACCGACGAGTACACCGACGCTGTGATCGCGCGCCTCGCCAAGGCCTGA
- a CDS encoding metallophosphoesterase, translating to MRLLQVSDVHFGRHAVEAYTDAVQRRVAGRRYDAVVVAGDLTQRNFRGQFRAAKQWLDAMRAEVPVLTVPGNHDVAWWWKPVGVGVEAPLLAGYRKWIDPELEPTLHLPGVTIVGLNSCHGVRTYTLTARARDLSVVGAIRPAQWAKAKAAFDAAPAGDLKVLVFHHNLLRGDLSRRWGLVNKADGIGEALETGADLVLNGHDHQTRIEAIELMGRKMVVSHSTSFCERTRGGLPAAFQEIEVEPKRLVVRACVWSDEMREFTPRNDRVFPR from the coding sequence GTGCGACTGCTCCAAGTCTCCGACGTCCATTTCGGGCGCCACGCCGTCGAGGCGTACACGGACGCCGTGCAGCGGCGCGTGGCCGGGCGGCGCTACGACGCCGTCGTCGTCGCCGGAGACCTGACGCAGCGCAACTTCCGCGGCCAGTTCCGCGCCGCCAAGCAGTGGCTGGACGCGATGCGCGCCGAAGTGCCGGTGCTGACGGTGCCCGGCAACCACGACGTGGCCTGGTGGTGGAAGCCGGTGGGCGTGGGCGTCGAGGCTCCGCTGCTGGCGGGATATCGCAAGTGGATCGATCCGGAGCTCGAACCCACGCTGCATCTGCCCGGCGTGACCATCGTCGGGCTCAACTCCTGCCACGGCGTGCGCACCTACACGCTCACGGCGCGCGCGCGCGACCTCTCCGTCGTCGGTGCCATCCGTCCGGCGCAGTGGGCCAAGGCCAAGGCTGCGTTCGACGCCGCGCCCGCCGGCGACCTCAAGGTGCTGGTGTTCCACCACAACCTCCTGCGCGGTGACCTCTCGCGACGCTGGGGCCTGGTCAACAAGGCCGACGGCATCGGCGAGGCGCTGGAGACCGGCGCCGACCTCGTGCTCAACGGCCACGACCACCAGACGCGCATCGAGGCCATCGAGCTGATGGGCCGCAAGATGGTCGTCTCGCACAGCACCAGCTTCTGCGAGCGCACCCGCGGCGGCCTGCCGGCGGCCTTCCAGGAAATCGAGGTCGAGCCCAAGCGCCTCGTCGTGCGCGCCTGCGTCTGGAGCGACGAGATGCGTGAGTTCACGCCACGCAACGACCGGGTCTTCCCGCGGTGA
- a CDS encoding SprT-like domain-containing protein codes for MSEQLGFLLDAVAAPAAPDATDTPRSVPDPDERDERDEQDAEDAEAAAQAADALLGRLRGLGLAHVKSLVLTRNRSVVVSLKGYELRLHEGFCAAPTELHAQIVRFVMAKKPWERQTARQAILAHPLPLHTKPPRAPERTHPEDEPTAERLAEWHTRLNGERFGAKLQSIPIRVSRRMLRRLGHYAPSVQGGGPEIAISARHLRRDGFASAVETLLHEMVHQWQHENGMPIDHGLDFRRKCREVGALPRARRAV; via the coding sequence GTGAGCGAACAGCTCGGCTTCTTGCTCGACGCCGTGGCGGCGCCTGCGGCGCCGGATGCGACGGACACGCCGCGGTCCGTCCCGGATCCCGACGAGCGCGACGAACGCGACGAGCAGGACGCCGAGGACGCCGAAGCGGCGGCGCAAGCCGCTGACGCCCTGCTCGGCCGCCTGCGCGGACTGGGCCTGGCCCACGTGAAGTCGCTGGTGCTCACGCGCAATCGCAGCGTCGTCGTGTCGCTGAAGGGCTACGAGCTGCGCCTGCACGAGGGCTTCTGCGCGGCGCCCACGGAACTGCACGCGCAGATCGTGCGCTTCGTGATGGCCAAGAAGCCTTGGGAGCGCCAGACCGCGCGACAGGCCATTCTCGCGCATCCGCTGCCGCTGCACACCAAGCCGCCTCGCGCGCCGGAGCGCACGCACCCCGAGGACGAGCCGACGGCCGAGCGCTTGGCCGAGTGGCACACGCGGCTCAACGGCGAACGCTTCGGCGCCAAGCTCCAGAGCATTCCGATCCGCGTGTCGCGGCGGATGCTGCGGCGGCTCGGGCATTACGCGCCGAGCGTGCAGGGCGGGGGGCCGGAGATCGCGATCAGCGCGCGGCACCTCCGGCGCGATGGCTTCGCCAGCGCCGTGGAGACGTTGCTGCACGAGATGGTACATCAGTGGCAGCACGAGAATGGAATGCCCATCGACCACGGGCTGGACTTTCGGCGCAAGTGCCGCGAGGTCGGGGCGCTGCCGAGGGCCAGGCGGGCCGTCTGA
- a CDS encoding carboxypeptidase regulatory-like domain-containing protein, with translation MPTALRRALVLLVSLTLPLPLTAQRVLGTVLRPDSTTPAPQVLVEWRVGRGAPQRVLTDSRGRFAIVLSAPDSVTLRVLRPGFRAQQWPALFVGATATLEPRLVLQDQTVVLATVRVDARGACTGRADGAGVTLFEQVRVAIQSASLAERDPMLRIEAVEYEGEATASGALVVRDSSLRLSPGSVQRRPAALDSIFRFGYVRRTRDTSYYEAPTPDVLADARFANGYCFAMVPADSAPEGLHGVRFVPQRRPGPGIADITGTFWVDRDQLLLRTVEYSYLNVPAHHRANGLGGHLEYAVLPSGHWLLREWVVRMPNLRGGINLFAQGLTVFGVYEDGVTLFADSAGAALAARRPVPGR, from the coding sequence ATGCCGACCGCGCTGCGACGCGCGTTGGTGCTGCTGGTGAGCCTCACCCTGCCGCTGCCGCTCACTGCACAGCGCGTGCTCGGTACGGTGCTGAGGCCAGACTCGACGACGCCGGCACCGCAGGTGCTCGTGGAGTGGCGCGTGGGTCGCGGGGCGCCGCAGCGCGTCCTCACGGACAGTCGCGGGCGCTTTGCGATCGTCCTGAGCGCGCCGGACAGCGTGACGCTGCGCGTGCTGCGGCCGGGCTTTCGTGCGCAGCAATGGCCTGCGCTGTTCGTGGGGGCCACGGCCACGCTTGAGCCGCGCCTCGTGCTGCAGGACCAGACCGTCGTGCTCGCGACGGTGCGCGTGGACGCCCGTGGGGCCTGCACCGGTCGCGCGGACGGTGCGGGGGTGACGCTCTTTGAACAGGTGCGCGTCGCGATTCAGTCGGCCAGTCTCGCCGAGCGCGACCCAATGCTGCGCATCGAGGCGGTGGAGTACGAGGGGGAGGCGACAGCGTCGGGCGCGCTGGTCGTCCGCGATTCGAGCCTGCGCCTCAGTCCGGGCAGCGTGCAGCGGAGGCCGGCGGCGCTGGATTCGATCTTCCGTTTCGGCTACGTGCGCCGCACCCGCGACACCTCGTACTACGAGGCGCCCACGCCGGACGTCCTCGCCGACGCGCGCTTCGCGAACGGCTACTGCTTCGCGATGGTGCCGGCGGATTCCGCGCCCGAGGGCCTGCACGGCGTGCGCTTCGTGCCGCAGCGACGGCCCGGCCCGGGCATCGCCGACATCACCGGCACCTTCTGGGTGGACCGCGACCAGCTCTTGCTGCGCACGGTCGAGTACAGCTACCTCAACGTGCCCGCGCACCATCGGGCGAACGGGCTCGGTGGGCATCTGGAGTATGCCGTGCTGCCAAGCGGGCACTGGCTGCTGCGTGAGTGGGTCGTCCGGATGCCGAACCTGCGCGGTGGAATCAACCTCTTCGCCCAGGGCCTGACCGTGTTCGGGGTCTACGAGGACGGCGTCACGCTCTTCGCTGACTCCGCCGGCGCGGCGCTCGCGGCCCGCCGGCCTGTGCCCGGGCGTTAG
- a CDS encoding acyl-CoA dehydrogenase family protein gives MASDLDTQSFLASPQLKPRDGDLFNIDAALTEEERAIRDSVRAFVDEKVLPIIGQCYVDGRFPKELIAEMGENGYLGANLPEQYGCAGLNNVAYGLINQELERGDSGIRSFASVQSSLVMYPIYAFGSEAQKTHWLPQLAKGTKIGCFGLTEPDYGSNPAGMITRAKEQKDGSWILNGAKMWITNGSTAHVAIVWAKTEDGDEAGKSIRGFVVPTDSKGFKANGQKGKLSLRASDTSELVFDNLHLPSDAILPKSGGLKSPLMCLTQARFGISWGAIGAAIACYEEALSYSKERVMFGRPIGGFQIQQVRLADMLTEIVKAQLVSLHLGRMKDAGTFTPQQVSLAKRNNVNIATDIAREARRLLGGNGIVAEYASMRHMANLESVYTYEGTHDIHSLILGQAVTGMNAFGG, from the coding sequence ATGGCCTCCGATCTCGATACCCAGTCCTTCCTCGCCTCGCCCCAGCTCAAGCCCCGCGACGGCGACCTGTTCAACATCGATGCCGCGCTGACCGAAGAAGAGCGCGCCATCCGCGACTCCGTCCGCGCCTTCGTGGACGAGAAGGTCCTGCCGATCATCGGGCAGTGCTACGTGGACGGCCGCTTCCCGAAGGAGCTCATCGCCGAGATGGGCGAGAACGGCTACCTCGGTGCCAACCTGCCGGAGCAGTACGGCTGCGCCGGACTCAACAACGTCGCCTACGGCCTCATCAACCAGGAGCTCGAGCGCGGCGATTCCGGCATCCGGTCCTTCGCGTCGGTGCAGAGCTCGCTGGTGATGTACCCCATCTATGCCTTCGGCTCCGAGGCGCAGAAGACGCACTGGCTGCCCCAACTGGCCAAGGGCACGAAGATCGGCTGCTTCGGCCTCACCGAGCCCGATTACGGATCGAATCCCGCCGGGATGATCACGCGCGCCAAGGAGCAGAAGGACGGTTCGTGGATCCTCAACGGCGCCAAGATGTGGATCACCAACGGCTCCACGGCGCACGTGGCGATCGTGTGGGCCAAGACCGAGGATGGCGACGAGGCCGGCAAGAGCATCCGCGGCTTCGTCGTCCCCACCGACAGCAAGGGCTTCAAGGCCAACGGTCAGAAGGGCAAGCTCTCGCTGCGCGCCTCCGACACCAGCGAGTTGGTGTTCGACAACCTGCACCTGCCGTCCGACGCCATCCTGCCGAAGAGCGGCGGCCTCAAGAGCCCGCTGATGTGTCTGACGCAAGCGCGCTTCGGCATCAGCTGGGGCGCGATCGGTGCGGCCATCGCCTGCTACGAGGAGGCGCTCAGCTACTCCAAGGAGCGCGTGATGTTCGGCCGGCCGATCGGCGGCTTCCAGATCCAGCAGGTGCGCCTGGCCGATATGCTCACCGAGATCGTGAAGGCGCAACTCGTCTCGCTGCACCTCGGCCGGATGAAGGACGCCGGGACGTTCACGCCGCAGCAGGTCTCACTGGCCAAGCGCAACAACGTGAACATCGCGACCGACATCGCCCGCGAGGCGCGCCGTCTGCTCGGCGGCAACGGCATCGTCGCCGAGTACGCGTCGATGCGCCATATGGCCAACCTCGAGAGCGTCTACACGTACGAGGGCACGCACGACATCCACTCGCTCATCCTGGGTCAGGCGGTGACGGGGATGAACGCGTTCGGGGGCTGA
- a CDS encoding SDR family oxidoreductase: MTNTNQAFSRPLACVTGASAGLGREFALQLAQRGFDLLLVARDLDRLTALAEELSQQHGITATAHQADLSRDEPMRTLAEKLSKEERLMVLVNNAGFGTKGKLATRPVGEQATMLELHVMAPMLLTRAVIPKMIERREGFVITVASVASFTASQGNVNYCATKAYQRVFMEGLAQELAGTGVRVQALCPGFTHTEFHDRMQIDKTKGIPSWAWLNADRVVRESLEQAFGGGPTVVIPGKRYRTVVFALRHMPMWLRGLMQERYGRARV, encoded by the coding sequence GTGACCAATACCAATCAGGCTTTCTCCCGCCCCCTCGCCTGCGTCACCGGCGCCTCCGCCGGACTTGGCCGCGAGTTCGCCCTGCAGCTCGCGCAGCGCGGCTTCGACCTGCTCCTCGTCGCGCGCGACCTCGACCGCCTCACGGCGCTGGCCGAGGAACTCTCGCAGCAGCACGGCATCACGGCCACGGCGCACCAAGCCGACCTCTCGCGCGACGAGCCGATGCGCACGCTGGCCGAGAAGCTCAGCAAGGAAGAGCGGCTGATGGTGCTGGTGAACAACGCCGGCTTCGGCACCAAGGGCAAGCTCGCGACGCGCCCGGTGGGCGAGCAGGCGACGATGCTCGAGCTGCACGTGATGGCGCCGATGCTGCTGACGCGCGCCGTCATCCCCAAGATGATCGAACGCCGCGAGGGCTTCGTCATCACCGTGGCGTCGGTGGCGTCGTTCACCGCCAGCCAGGGCAACGTGAACTACTGCGCCACCAAGGCGTATCAGCGCGTGTTTATGGAGGGCCTCGCCCAGGAACTCGCGGGCACCGGCGTGCGCGTGCAGGCGCTGTGCCCGGGCTTCACGCACACCGAGTTCCACGACCGGATGCAGATCGATAAGACCAAGGGCATCCCCAGCTGGGCGTGGCTGAACGCGGATCGCGTCGTGCGTGAGTCGCTGGAGCAGGCCTTTGGTGGCGGGCCGACGGTGGTGATTCCTGGCAAGCGCTACCGCACCGTGGTGTTCGCGCTGCGCCATATGCCGATGTGGCTGCGCGGGCTGATGCAGGAGCGCTACGGGCGGGCGCGGGTGTAG